One stretch of Mercenaria mercenaria strain notata unplaced genomic scaffold, MADL_Memer_1 contig_1672, whole genome shotgun sequence DNA includes these proteins:
- the LOC123538801 gene encoding uncharacterized protein LOC123538801 has translation MQTGIECKCCHEFPDLAEKLDGFTCITQHPGFVGNCLNRDVVEVSFYEFLQRNGPIGDEEPVHETYRYVAYRRLARWIWHRLAKHDRRVLPSCAVTAIRANFPSEEYTGYRYARNLLLFHCPENLDL, from the exons ATGCAGACTGGTATAGAGTGTAAATGTTGCCACGAGTTTCCAGACCTAGCCGAGAAACTCGATGGTTTTACATGTATAACCCAACACCCTGGTTTTGTTGGAAACTGCTTGAACAGAGATGTTGTGGAAGTGTCCTTCTATGAATTTCTACAACGGAATGGGCCTATTGGAGATGAGGAACCTGTTCATGA AACATACAGATATGTGGCCTATCGCAGACTGGCACGTTGGATTTGGCATCGTCTCGCAAAACATGACAGACGTGTGTTACCTTCCTGTGCAGTTACTGCTATCAGAGCTAACTTCCCTTCTGAGGAATACACTGGGTACAGATATGCTCGGaacttattattatttcattgtccTGAAAATCTGGACCTGTGA